A single genomic interval of Halobacillus halophilus DSM 2266 harbors:
- a CDS encoding SDR family NAD(P)-dependent oxidoreductase, with translation MGRLDGQTAVITGGSGGIGKTTARLFLQEGAKVSLVDVDEEALKDAKSELDAYGEVMTVTADVTEEKDVQNYVEKTLDQFETIDIFFNNAGIEGEVRPITEQRVEDFDKVMNVNVRGVFLGLKHVMPVMTEKQDGSIINMSSVAGLMGSPGVAPYVTSKHGVVGLTKVAALEAAPSSVRVNSVHPSPVNTRMMRSLEKGFSPDDAEAAKEEQTNAIPLNRYGETEDIAKVVLFLASDDSRFVTGSQYRVDGGMGAT, from the coding sequence ATGGGTCGTTTAGATGGCCAAACCGCTGTCATTACTGGTGGAAGCGGCGGCATCGGAAAGACCACCGCACGCTTGTTTTTGCAAGAAGGAGCCAAAGTATCACTCGTGGATGTAGATGAAGAAGCTTTGAAGGATGCGAAATCTGAACTCGACGCCTATGGTGAAGTGATGACGGTCACCGCCGATGTCACGGAGGAAAAAGACGTACAAAATTATGTAGAAAAAACACTAGACCAATTTGAAACCATCGATATTTTCTTTAATAATGCAGGAATTGAAGGAGAAGTCCGCCCGATTACCGAGCAGCGGGTCGAGGATTTTGATAAAGTCATGAATGTAAACGTTCGCGGAGTTTTTCTAGGTTTGAAGCATGTGATGCCTGTCATGACTGAAAAGCAGGATGGCAGCATCATTAATATGTCATCGGTTGCCGGCTTAATGGGTTCTCCAGGAGTGGCGCCTTATGTCACTTCCAAGCATGGAGTGGTTGGACTGACCAAAGTAGCCGCTTTAGAAGCTGCACCTTCCAGTGTGCGGGTTAATTCCGTTCATCCATCTCCGGTTAACACCCGTATGATGCGTTCTCTTGAAAAAGGGTTCAGCCCTGACGATGCAGAAGCAGCTAAAGAAGAACAGACCAATGCGATTCCATTGAATCGTTATGGCGAAACGGAAGACATCGCAAAAGTCGTTCTTTTCCTTGCTTCTGACGACAGTCGATTTGTTACGGGCAGTCAGTACCGCGTTGATGGCGGCATGGGTGCCACTTGA
- a CDS encoding CHY zinc finger protein, translated as MNRIKVKGTGVDEHTRCAHYHSNVDIVAVKFYCCQEYYGCYYCHKEKAHHSERKWPKEHWEEKAILCGNCWTEFSIQTYMKVNQCPECAHPFNEKCSYHYPLYFEGFSE; from the coding sequence ATGAACAGGATTAAGGTGAAAGGTACAGGTGTAGATGAACACACGAGATGTGCACATTATCATAGTAACGTCGACATTGTAGCGGTCAAATTCTACTGCTGTCAGGAATACTATGGCTGCTACTATTGTCATAAAGAGAAAGCGCATCACAGTGAGAGAAAATGGCCTAAGGAGCATTGGGAAGAAAAAGCGATTTTGTGCGGAAATTGCTGGACTGAGTTTTCTATTCAAACATATATGAAGGTGAATCAATGTCCCGAGTGTGCTCACCCTTTTAACGAAAAGTGCAGCTACCACTATCCCTTGTATTTTGAAGGATTTTCAGAGTAA
- a CDS encoding nuclease-related domain-containing protein, which produces MELMFLFTKHLSKPYYLDQLESASRRIAMTHHKHSEIEHWRTKLLSNYYGEKKILPVLTHLSSKESRILFDLRLPLPDHSYCQIDVLIVTRNFALILEVNHSPLPNLTKDYRFMHVNDRIESRMPDPLSQAELQAHQLTYWLTMAGFQSIPIHYFVVLTSPASFIHPSYGSNSQVIHLDQLLTAFQSLDRLYNSSPLEEFELNRLCDLLVIEHTPYQPFILDRFHLHKTDILQGVICPECSNLPMKRVHGRWYCKSCHHTSRNAHVEALKDYQFLFGERITNQRACAFLKLDSSTAALQILNEVACEKSGLNKTLYYVFNE; this is translated from the coding sequence ATGGAGTTGATGTTTTTGTTCACTAAACATCTATCAAAACCTTATTATCTCGATCAATTGGAATCTGCTTCCAGACGAATCGCGATGACTCACCATAAACATTCAGAAATCGAACATTGGCGCACAAAATTATTGTCCAATTACTATGGTGAGAAAAAGATTTTACCTGTGCTGACTCATTTATCCTCCAAAGAATCCCGCATTTTGTTTGACCTTCGTCTCCCGCTCCCTGATCACTCCTACTGTCAGATCGATGTGCTTATAGTCACGCGAAATTTCGCCCTTATTTTAGAAGTTAACCATTCACCCTTGCCAAACCTGACAAAAGATTACCGATTCATGCATGTGAATGATCGTATAGAATCAAGGATGCCAGACCCTCTCTCTCAAGCAGAGCTTCAGGCCCATCAATTAACCTATTGGCTAACAATGGCTGGATTTCAAAGTATTCCGATCCACTATTTCGTCGTTTTAACCAGTCCTGCTTCCTTCATCCACCCTTCTTATGGATCTAACAGTCAGGTTATACATTTAGACCAATTGTTAACAGCCTTCCAATCATTAGATCGGCTCTACAACTCTTCCCCCTTGGAAGAATTCGAACTAAACCGATTATGCGATCTTCTGGTCATCGAACATACTCCCTACCAGCCATTTATCTTAGACCGGTTTCATCTTCATAAAACAGATATTCTTCAAGGCGTCATCTGTCCTGAATGTAGTAATCTTCCGATGAAAAGAGTTCACGGACGATGGTATTGTAAATCCTGTCACCATACATCAAGAAATGCTCATGTAGAGGCTTTAAAAGATTACCAGTTTCTTTTCGGCGAACGAATTACGAACCAGAGGGCATGCGCATTCCTTAAGCTTGACTCCAGTACGGCAGCACTTCAAATATTGAATGAAGTAGCCTGCGAAAAGTCAGGATTGAATAAGACCCTTTATTATGTATTCAACGAATAA
- a CDS encoding TetR/AcrR family transcriptional regulator has protein sequence MNRKENSRTKLVQTASRLFQTQGYHGTGLNQITKESGAPKGSLYYYFPNGKEQLAIEAVHLTAAKVTDRIERGLKRQEEPVKAIQHLINDLADQAVKDGGTSGVPVAAVALETTHASEPIRQACHAAYEQFQQAFARKLKDNGYAEKRAEELGVLINSMIEGAFLVSFTTKSKSPLRLVADQIPVLLK, from the coding sequence ATGAATAGGAAAGAAAATTCCCGGACTAAGTTAGTTCAAACAGCTTCAAGGTTATTCCAGACTCAAGGTTATCACGGCACCGGTTTGAATCAGATTACCAAAGAGAGCGGTGCGCCGAAAGGATCGTTGTATTATTATTTTCCAAATGGAAAAGAACAGCTGGCGATTGAAGCTGTTCATCTTACCGCAGCTAAAGTAACGGATAGGATTGAAAGGGGGCTTAAAAGACAGGAGGAGCCTGTTAAAGCAATTCAGCATCTGATTAACGATTTGGCGGATCAAGCCGTGAAGGATGGAGGGACGAGTGGTGTCCCTGTGGCCGCCGTTGCTCTTGAAACCACACACGCAAGCGAGCCGATCAGGCAGGCTTGTCATGCCGCTTATGAACAGTTCCAACAAGCGTTTGCAAGGAAGCTAAAGGACAATGGCTATGCCGAAAAAAGAGCAGAGGAACTGGGGGTTCTGATTAACTCTATGATTGAAGGAGCTTTTCTAGTGTCGTTCACTACAAAAAGTAAGTCCCCGTTACGGTTAGTGGCAGATCAGATACCTGTGCTGCTGAAGTAA
- a CDS encoding sugar isomerase domain-containing protein: MSYLLQAAERLERLDRDTGEQLNSISREIAHRLKNKGVIHVFGCGHSGLIAQEPYYRAGGLVPVRPILVEPLMLHKGAVKSSQYEKQPGFIQSYLEKEDIREGDVFLVISTSGRNPAPIDAAIYAREKGAYVIGMLSMDYADNFPSRHPSGKRLEEVVEEVVDTQIRAGDTSQEAEGVSQAFAPMSSVIGTALLQSLLAQVILSYRDLGETPPIFLSGNLEGVQEHNSELVETYKDRISF, from the coding sequence ATGAGTTATTTATTACAAGCAGCGGAACGATTGGAACGATTGGACAGAGACACAGGCGAACAACTGAATTCCATTAGTAGAGAGATCGCTCACCGTCTGAAGAATAAAGGAGTTATTCATGTGTTTGGCTGCGGCCACTCCGGTCTCATCGCGCAGGAACCTTATTACAGAGCGGGTGGTCTGGTGCCGGTTCGTCCTATTTTAGTGGAGCCGCTGATGCTTCATAAAGGAGCAGTGAAATCCAGTCAATATGAAAAGCAGCCAGGCTTTATCCAAAGTTATTTAGAAAAAGAGGATATTCGTGAAGGAGATGTCTTTCTTGTTATCTCAACATCTGGACGTAACCCTGCCCCCATTGATGCGGCTATTTATGCACGTGAAAAAGGGGCTTATGTGATCGGCATGTTGTCCATGGATTACGCAGATAACTTCCCTTCCCGACATCCGTCAGGTAAACGACTGGAAGAAGTCGTTGAGGAAGTCGTGGATACTCAAATACGGGCAGGAGACACTTCACAGGAAGCGGAAGGCGTGTCTCAGGCATTTGCCCCTATGTCTTCCGTCATCGGAACCGCTTTACTGCAGAGCTTGTTAGCCCAAGTAATTCTTAGTTACAGAGATCTTGGAGAAACCCCACCCATCTTTCTGAGCGGCAACTTAGAAGGCGTTCAAGAACATAATTCTGAACTTGTGGAAACGTATAAGGACCGCATAAGTTTTTAA
- a CDS encoding MFS transporter has translation MDSSQPAIKPYTPDESGFWRITLALMLASLLVFSTLYVFQPLLPIFVNEFQVSATESSFLMSAAVIAMVVGLFILGFAADRYGRLRLMQLSLGVTVLLLAAMPFTSSFEWLVVLRLLQGFFLAGIPAAAMGYLGEEVDPNHLGLAMTLYISSNALGGMGGRVAGGYLTDVFDWEKTLFILSAFGVAAALLFLLLLPSERYFTKGDQPLREDFRGMLVHLKDRYMLVLFLMGLLLQIVFTAIWTYIPFHLQSDPYQWPLKWISFTYFAYVLGVLAPPLAGRLSNHFGLTKVMFSGLFILIAGAGFTALQPVSWIMAGLGVLCSGFFIAHSMAAALVSKSADHHRSGASSFYLISYYVGVAVGSTAVGTLWETWGWPGVISTALVFILIIISLPVFKRNSGGGEEV, from the coding sequence ATGGATTCAAGTCAGCCGGCTATTAAGCCCTATACCCCGGACGAGTCTGGATTCTGGCGCATTACTTTAGCCCTGATGCTTGCGTCCTTACTCGTCTTTTCAACTTTGTATGTATTTCAGCCGTTACTGCCTATTTTCGTGAATGAATTTCAAGTATCGGCTACCGAGTCCAGTTTTCTTATGTCAGCTGCTGTAATTGCGATGGTCGTTGGACTTTTCATTCTCGGTTTTGCAGCGGACCGTTACGGTCGACTGCGACTGATGCAACTTTCTCTTGGAGTGACGGTATTGCTGCTTGCAGCAATGCCGTTTACTTCTTCTTTTGAATGGCTGGTAGTTTTACGATTGCTGCAAGGCTTTTTCCTGGCCGGAATTCCTGCAGCAGCTATGGGCTATTTAGGAGAAGAAGTAGATCCTAATCATTTAGGTCTGGCTATGACGCTGTATATATCCAGTAACGCACTTGGCGGTATGGGGGGGAGAGTCGCAGGCGGTTATTTAACGGATGTATTTGATTGGGAGAAGACCTTATTCATACTCTCTGCATTTGGTGTGGCTGCTGCTCTGCTTTTCCTATTGCTTCTACCTTCCGAACGTTATTTTACAAAAGGAGACCAACCGCTTCGGGAAGATTTTCGGGGAATGCTTGTCCACTTGAAAGACCGTTATATGCTGGTTTTGTTTTTAATGGGACTGTTGCTTCAAATTGTTTTTACAGCTATATGGACCTATATTCCTTTCCATTTACAATCAGACCCCTACCAGTGGCCACTAAAATGGATATCCTTTACGTATTTTGCTTATGTGCTCGGGGTGCTTGCTCCGCCACTTGCCGGGCGACTATCTAATCACTTCGGTTTAACAAAAGTGATGTTTTCTGGATTATTTATTCTGATTGCAGGAGCTGGTTTCACCGCTTTACAACCGGTATCATGGATCATGGCAGGACTCGGTGTGCTTTGTTCCGGCTTTTTTATTGCTCATTCTATGGCTGCCGCTCTTGTTAGTAAATCAGCTGATCATCACAGAAGCGGCGCCTCAAGTTTTTACTTGATCAGTTATTACGTAGGGGTTGCAGTAGGAAGTACAGCTGTCGGAACCCTTTGGGAAACATGGGGCTGGCCGGGCGTGATCAGTACCGCTCTTGTCTTTATCTTAATTATTATCTCTTTGCCGGTATTTAAAAGGAATTCAGGAGGAGGAGAAGAAGTATGA
- the nagB gene encoding glucosamine-6-phosphate deaminase — MEIWVSQDYQSLSQKACGMIEDEVTRNPAAVLGLATGSTPLQTYHEMVEGYRRRSVDYRHISTINLDEYVGLGEKDPQSYHFFMKKHLFDKININPARTYIPNGLAEDLEDECRRYELLIDQIGPPDLQILGIGQNGHIGFNEPHTSFKSETHMIELAESTRKANARFFESLENVPRKAITMGIQSILKSKKILLLASGENKAEAIRSLLEEPPSEDMPASALCYHEDVTLLVDKEAYKKVEYLRGDE, encoded by the coding sequence GTGGAAATATGGGTCTCTCAAGACTACCAATCTTTAAGTCAGAAAGCCTGCGGGATGATAGAAGATGAGGTAACTCGTAATCCTGCAGCTGTTCTCGGTCTTGCTACAGGAAGTACGCCTCTTCAAACCTATCACGAAATGGTAGAAGGGTATAGGAGAAGATCAGTGGATTACCGTCATATCTCCACGATCAATTTAGATGAATATGTGGGTCTTGGAGAAAAAGATCCGCAAAGCTACCATTTTTTTATGAAAAAGCATTTATTTGATAAGATTAATATCAATCCAGCCCGCACGTATATTCCTAATGGGTTGGCCGAAGATTTGGAAGACGAGTGCAGACGTTATGAACTGTTGATTGACCAGATCGGGCCGCCTGATCTACAGATTTTAGGAATCGGGCAGAATGGCCACATTGGATTTAATGAACCCCATACCTCATTTAAAAGTGAAACCCACATGATCGAACTTGCTGAATCCACAAGAAAAGCCAATGCCAGATTTTTTGAATCGCTCGAAAATGTGCCCAGAAAAGCCATTACCATGGGCATCCAGTCCATTTTAAAAAGCAAAAAAATTCTTCTGCTTGCTTCTGGAGAAAATAAAGCGGAAGCTATAAGGAGTTTATTAGAAGAGCCGCCTAGTGAAGATATGCCAGCGTCTGCCCTTTGCTACCACGAGGATGTTACGTTACTTGTAGATAAAGAAGCTTATAAAAAGGTAGAGTACCTGAGAGGAGACGAATAG
- the nagA gene encoding N-acetylglucosamine-6-phosphate deacetylase, which translates to MADSVEIINVTVVCNNEVIPSGSVLLKGGLIESVAEHPVGGADKVIDGKGERWTLVPGFIDVHIHGAHGHDVMDGTHEALTGMARSLPAEGTTSFLATTMTQSSETITQALKNIKAYMNAEQTGRQAEILGIHLEGPFLSINKAGAQPHEHILPPSTEQFDRWQEESGGQIRLVTLAPEVPGGLNFIEHLTARGVIASIGHSEATFDQVEEAVDAGARHVTHLYNQMSGFHHRDPGVVGAALLNERVKVEMIVDHVHARPEAVQLAYHHTKAERTILITDAMRAKCLPEGTYDLGGQQVDVKGGEARLGDGTLAGSVLTLQKALKNMRQHTELPWEDLVRITSLNAAEQLGLDERKGKIEKGKDADLVLLDENLEVVTTVCNGEIAYQREES; encoded by the coding sequence ATGGCTGATAGTGTAGAGATTATAAACGTCACTGTCGTTTGTAATAATGAAGTTATTCCCTCAGGTTCGGTATTACTTAAGGGCGGTTTGATTGAATCTGTTGCTGAGCATCCGGTTGGTGGTGCAGATAAAGTTATCGATGGTAAAGGGGAAAGATGGACCCTTGTGCCTGGATTTATAGATGTGCATATCCACGGAGCACACGGGCACGACGTGATGGACGGTACGCACGAAGCACTGACAGGAATGGCGCGCAGTCTGCCGGCTGAAGGAACTACTAGTTTTTTGGCAACGACCATGACCCAGTCCAGCGAAACTATTACCCAGGCTTTAAAGAATATCAAAGCATACATGAACGCTGAACAAACGGGCAGACAGGCGGAGATACTTGGCATTCATTTGGAAGGTCCTTTTCTATCGATAAATAAAGCAGGAGCCCAGCCACATGAGCACATTCTTCCTCCTTCAACCGAGCAGTTTGATCGTTGGCAGGAAGAAAGCGGTGGTCAGATTCGTTTAGTTACTTTAGCTCCTGAAGTTCCCGGAGGCTTGAATTTTATTGAGCACTTGACGGCCCGGGGAGTGATTGCCTCTATTGGCCATAGTGAAGCGACATTCGACCAGGTAGAAGAAGCGGTGGACGCTGGCGCCCGTCACGTCACTCATTTATACAACCAGATGAGCGGATTCCATCACCGCGATCCTGGTGTGGTCGGCGCTGCTTTGCTGAACGAACGGGTGAAAGTGGAAATGATTGTGGATCATGTTCATGCGAGACCGGAAGCGGTGCAATTGGCTTATCATCATACGAAAGCTGAAAGAACCATTCTGATCACGGACGCCATGAGAGCGAAATGCCTTCCGGAGGGGACGTACGATCTGGGCGGTCAGCAGGTAGATGTAAAAGGTGGAGAGGCCCGCTTAGGCGATGGGACACTCGCGGGCAGTGTATTGACTTTGCAGAAAGCCTTGAAAAATATGCGTCAGCATACAGAACTGCCGTGGGAAGACCTTGTCCGGATTACCTCTCTCAATGCAGCAGAACAATTAGGACTCGATGAACGAAAAGGGAAAATTGAGAAAGGGAAAGATGCGGATCTTGTCCTTTTAGACGAAAATCTGGAAGTGGTAACGACCGTTTGTAACGGTGAGATAGCCTATCAACGAGAGGAGAGTTAA
- the phnF gene encoding phosphonate metabolism transcriptional regulator PhnF, producing the protein MIDKKSPLPIYYQIEESIKQRISDGEYQPNDMIPSERILSENYDVSRMTVRQAITNLVNEGVIYREKGRGTFIAENKIEQSLKGLTSFTEDMKTRGMTASSKLLNFEKVMASGEISRKLEIEEDEEIYRLQRIRYADQKPMAIETNFLPVAMFPNLNKEDVRGSLYDYVEKNKRQKIKKASQIIEATIANEDQSSLLEIPLGSAVLHIERHSFLEDGTPFEVVKSSYRADRYKFSSDITRG; encoded by the coding sequence ATGATTGATAAAAAGTCGCCGCTTCCTATTTATTACCAAATTGAAGAGAGTATTAAACAGAGGATATCAGATGGGGAGTATCAGCCTAACGATATGATTCCATCTGAACGTATTCTGTCAGAAAACTACGATGTCAGCCGAATGACGGTCAGACAAGCGATTACCAATCTGGTTAATGAAGGAGTTATTTACAGAGAGAAAGGCAGAGGAACATTTATAGCTGAGAACAAAATCGAACAGTCTCTAAAAGGTTTAACGAGCTTTACAGAGGACATGAAAACACGAGGGATGACAGCCAGCAGTAAGCTGCTGAATTTTGAGAAAGTGATGGCAAGCGGGGAGATTTCCCGGAAACTGGAAATCGAAGAAGATGAAGAGATTTATCGTCTGCAAAGAATACGATATGCCGATCAAAAGCCTATGGCTATTGAAACCAACTTCCTGCCCGTGGCTATGTTTCCTAATCTGAATAAAGAAGATGTACGGGGATCCCTCTATGATTATGTAGAGAAAAATAAACGACAGAAAATAAAAAAAGCCAGCCAAATCATTGAAGCAACCATTGCCAACGAAGATCAGTCTTCCCTACTTGAAATCCCTCTTGGCTCTGCAGTTCTTCACATAGAAAGACACAGCTTTCTTGAAGATGGCACGCCATTTGAGGTAGTTAAATCATCCTATCGTGCGGACCGTTATAAATTCTCAAGTGATATTACCCGCGGTTAA